The Streptomyces camelliae genome window below encodes:
- a CDS encoding sarcosine oxidase subunit gamma has protein sequence MADTALTARQRSPLAHAADRLAAATRSSGGAVRLAEVPFLAQVNVRLDAKSPAADAVGLALGLQLPLEPDAVVRAGELTVVWLGPDEWLVLGQPGAERELESRIRAAAGDEHVSVTDVSAQRTTLLVTGPRARDLLSHGCSLDLHPSAFGPGRCAQTTLARTQVVLVARDETRAGFWILVRSSFAGYLTDWLLDAAVEYTEGTA, from the coding sequence ATGGCTGACACCGCCCTGACCGCCCGGCAGCGCAGCCCGCTGGCGCATGCCGCCGACCGCCTGGCCGCCGCGACCCGCTCCTCCGGGGGCGCGGTCCGGCTGGCCGAAGTCCCCTTCCTGGCCCAGGTGAACGTCCGCCTCGACGCCAAGAGCCCGGCGGCGGACGCCGTGGGACTCGCCCTGGGGCTCCAACTGCCCCTGGAACCCGACGCCGTCGTCCGTGCGGGCGAGCTGACCGTGGTGTGGCTGGGCCCGGACGAATGGCTGGTGCTGGGACAGCCCGGTGCGGAGCGTGAGCTGGAGAGCCGCATCCGTGCGGCGGCGGGCGACGAGCACGTCTCGGTGACCGACGTCTCGGCGCAGCGCACCACCCTTCTGGTCACCGGCCCCCGCGCCCGTGACCTGCTCTCCCACGGCTGCTCGCTGGACCTCCACCCGAGCGCCTTCGGCCCCGGCCGCTGCGCCCAGACCACCCTGGCCCGCACCCAGGTCGTCCTCGTCGCCCGCGACGAGACCAGGGCCGGGTTCTGGATCCTGGTGCGCTCGTCCTTCGCGGGTTACCTGACGGACTGGCTGCTGGACGCGGCCGTGGAATACACCGAGGGAACTGCCTGA
- a CDS encoding IclR family transcriptional regulator gives MSNYVANGETAGPAVNGVQSVDRAVSVLEILAQRGEAGVSEVAAEIDVHKSTAFRLLGALEARGLVEQAAERGKYRLGFGIVRLAGAVAGRLDVTQQGRAVCERLIDEIGETVNIAVLQEHYAVNLYQVRGPGAVGTHNWVGQLTPVHATSSGKILLAHLSETARAQVLAASGLQKLTPHTLTARTKLEKNLAEARERGYAVTLEELEIGLHAMAAPIRARDGEVIAALSASGPAYRFTEERLHELAPALLHGAREISHRMGYLG, from the coding sequence ATGAGCAACTACGTTGCAAATGGCGAAACAGCGGGTCCCGCTGTGAACGGGGTGCAGTCCGTCGACCGTGCGGTCAGCGTGCTGGAGATTCTCGCCCAGCGCGGCGAGGCGGGCGTCAGCGAGGTCGCCGCCGAGATCGACGTCCACAAGTCGACCGCGTTCCGTCTGCTCGGCGCGCTGGAGGCGCGCGGTCTGGTCGAGCAGGCGGCCGAGCGGGGAAAATACCGGCTGGGCTTCGGGATCGTGCGCCTCGCGGGCGCGGTCGCCGGCCGGCTCGACGTCACCCAGCAGGGCCGGGCGGTGTGCGAGCGGCTCATAGACGAGATCGGCGAGACCGTCAACATCGCGGTGCTCCAGGAGCACTACGCGGTCAACCTCTACCAGGTACGCGGGCCCGGCGCGGTCGGCACGCACAACTGGGTCGGACAGCTCACGCCGGTCCACGCCACGTCCAGCGGCAAGATCCTGCTGGCCCACCTGTCGGAGACGGCGCGCGCCCAGGTGCTGGCGGCCTCCGGGTTGCAGAAGCTGACGCCGCACACCCTGACCGCCAGGACGAAGCTGGAGAAGAACCTCGCCGAGGCGCGCGAGCGCGGCTACGCGGTGACGCTGGAGGAACTGGAGATCGGCCTGCACGCCATGGCGGCACCGATCCGCGCCCGCGACGGCGAGGTCATCGCGGCCCTCAGCGCGTCCGGGCCGGCCTACCGATTCACCGAGGAACGCCTCCACGAACTCGCCCCGGCGCTGCTCCATGGCGCGCGGGAGATCAGCCACCGGATGGGTTACCTGGGCTGA